A DNA window from Zingiber officinale cultivar Zhangliang chromosome 3A, Zo_v1.1, whole genome shotgun sequence contains the following coding sequences:
- the LOC122053537 gene encoding protein TIFY 9-like: MPRAVVEIDFFAMENARSYSAVNSDSAAGGGINLSAFSAIDRLLSQRVISSQPTFAEMPLTQPQADRFFSNCPMPIPSVDPSLRPPAMKTESKSVTAPLTIFYDGKVSVFDLPRHKAEAIMKFAMENRSNVDYSAGLGLLAKFNHGLLPLARKKSLQRFLEKRKQRIMAAAAGP, translated from the exons ATGCCGAGAGCAGTCGTGGAAATAGACTTCTTCGCCATGGAGAACGCTCGATCCTACAGCGCCGTGAATAGCGACTCCGCCGCAGGCGGTG GAATCAATCTGAGCGCCTTCTCCGCGATCGATCGGCTTCTCTCTCAAAGAGTGATTTCCTCACAACCCACCTTCGCCGAGATGCCGCTAACTCAGCCTCAGGCGGATCGATTCTTCTCCAATTGTCCGATGCCGATCCCCTCTGTAGATCCGTCACTcag GCCGCCGGCGATGAAGACGGAGAGCAAATCGGTAACAGCGCCATTGACGATCTTTTACGACGGCAAGGTCTCTGTTTTCGATCTGCCGCGACATAAG gcGGAAGCTATAATGAAGTTTGCGATGGAAAACCGCAGCAACGTCGACTACAGTGCCGGGTTAGGTTTATTGGCGAAATTTAACCATG GATTATTGCCGCTGGCGCGAAAGAAATCGTTGCAGCGTTTCCTGGAGAAGCGTAAGCAAAG GATAATGGCAGCAGCAGCAGGTCCCTAG